One Watersipora subatra chromosome 4, tzWatSuba1.1, whole genome shotgun sequence genomic window carries:
- the LOC137394374 gene encoding uncharacterized protein: MKSAGDSPGGGGAESGGAGRGRGGGVKVTRDSEGNIVFSKQKGSESGKNESEDCKNTLCRFCGKLDHGLEGCTLGGSSYRDIAAGNKRRVEESNNRGLDSLLPFVAKMDSFVEEMESESVSTEAAIEQRKAMLLHRRRQVEEQYKRALSAIEKDERELEEEIESEKEYREALLHLAAVKQKRAQRRGARSASSVTTTRKESKVEESKEEIQPETSVVRVVPSRDASWEESKVEEPKEEVQPESSGKSGNDDQLAGSEPKVQSGNDDQLAGSEPKVQSGNDDQLAGSEPKVSDNLVAMEEEHEKADWYGDTASMEEGDLLNGDEVD, encoded by the exons ATGAAGAGTGCTGGCGATTCGCCGGGAGGTGGTGGTGCCGAGAGCGGCGGTGCAGGTAGAGGCAGGGGTGGAGGTGTGAAGGTGACGAGGGATTCAGAAGGTAACATAGTGTTTAGTAAGCAGAAGGGGAGTGAGTCGGGTAAGAACGAGAGCGAAG ATTGCAAGAATACATTGTGTAGATTTTGTGGGAAGTTAGACCATGGACTTGAAGGATGTACTCTTGGTGGGTCTTCCTATAGAGATATTGCAGCGGGTAATAAGCGTAGGGTAGAGGAGAGTAACAATAGGGGACTGGATTCTTTGTTACCCTTTGTTGCTAAGATGGATAGTTTTGTAGAAGAGATGGAGTCAGAGTCTGTTTCGACCGAGGCTGCCATCGAGCAGAGGAAAGCTATGCTCTTGCATAGGAGGAGACAAGTAGAGGAGCAGTACAAGCGCGCATTGTCTGCTatagagaaggacgagagagaGTTGGAGGAGGAGATTGAGAGTGAGAAGGAGTATAGAGAGGCTCTGTTGCACTTGGCTGCTGTAAAGCAAAAGAGGGCTCAGAGGAGGGGTGCAAGGAGCGCGAGTTCCGTAACGACTACTAGAaaggagagtaaggttgaggaatcCAAAGAGGAGATCCAACCTGAAACCTCCGTTGTGAGAGTAGTCCCTAGCAGAGATGCTAGTTGGgaggagagtaaggttgaggaaccCAAAGAGGAGGTCCAACCTGAAAGCTCCGGAAAGAGTGGCAacgacgaccagcttgctggttctgagccaaaagttcagagtggcaatgacgaccagcttgctggttctgagccaaaagttcagagtggcaatgacgaccagcttgctggttctgagccaaaagtttcAGATAACCTGGTGGCAATGGAGGAGGAACATGAGAAAGCCGATTGGTATGGGGATACTGCCAGTATGGAGGAAGGTGATTTGCTAAATGGAGATGAGGTAGATTGA
- the LOC137394375 gene encoding uncharacterized protein, whose protein sequence is MVFNDKNNSPSAEYFLDTEQLEIVDETKYLGVILQSNLKFDKHIDSKARRARQQLGMIKRVLYEAPEKAKLLAYTSLCRPHIEYASTVWDPSTKLLQHELEMVQNNALRFICKLKGRDSITKALDTLNMQTLCERRKVSRQNLLMRLLSSDQNHNSLITTYDELMQDRVSTTVTRAAERGDPPTIYARTFVYHNSFLPKTVREFKNYTSHQQ, encoded by the coding sequence ATGgtttttaatgacaaaaataaCTCTCCCTCAGCTGAATACTTCCTAGACACTGAACAATTAGAAATAGTTGATGAAACCAAATACCTAGGTGTTATCCTACAATCTAACCTGAAGTTTGACAAACATATAGACTCCAAAGCCAGAAGGGCGAGACAGCAGTTAGGCATGATTAAGCGTGTGCTATATGAAGCTCCTGAAAAGGCCAAACTCTTAGCATATACTAGTCTTTGCAGGCCACATATTGAGTATGCCTCCACTGTGTGGGACCCTTCTACTAAGCTACTACAACATGAGCTTGAAATGGTGCAAAACAACGCACTACGTTTTATATGTAAACTGAAAGGAAGAGATAGCATCACCAAAGCTTTAGATACTTTAAATATGCAAACACTATGTGAAAGACGGAAGGTCAGTAGACAAAATCTGCTAATGCGACTCCTCTCCTCTGACCAGAATCACAACTCATTAATTACCACCTATGATGAATTAATGCAGGACCGAGTTAGTACGACTGTCACACGAGCTGCTGAAAGAGGCGATCCTCCTACTATATATGCAAGAACGTTTGTTTATCACAACAGCTTTTTACCAAAGACTGTTCGTGAATTTAAAAACTATACATCACATcaacaataa